Genomic DNA from Triplophysa rosa linkage group LG6, Trosa_1v2, whole genome shotgun sequence:
aagaaagtaaatattaacaacaagttaaacggcatggtttcatttaccctctttgggtactaaatgtgttctcatgtctttgagtttataatttttttgcttaaatattgtagcaaagagtagatcctttgatattgggctttattaaactttatgaaactatactacatttatttgcaatgcatattttactacaagtcaatctatttaaccattttcatagtctttaaatagtgatctaaatagatttgttattcttaggtttcctctagtggtgtgccctttttatctgattgatatgaaaatggctgataataaaaaaatgctattagcgccctaagcatcagaagttcatgaaacttggcatgtttgtctagtccatatgtatgaagtttggataaatcagggattcaaacactgaaactggtcTCCGTCTCTCTATGACTTACAACTGATCATGTTGCagttgaaattgacattttgtcatcactacatcatttttgtttttgtccttcactctgtaggtctgtgacaccatactccaacacaccatggaacggttctgcttcacaagccacctcgttagtgccaccctgctgcaagcagacaggtttgaacaGTACACAGTGGCGTTTCCTGAAGATGCACTGAGTAGGACTTTGAAGGCCTATCCAGTGCTCAATGGGAGTAAGTTAGAGACAGAGCTTAGTCTCATCTACTGCAAGGAAGAGTTCAGAACCTGTTGTGGTGCTGTGGACCTACTGCAGCTGTTTAAGGAGAACAATCTTGAAGAAGTCTTTTCAGAGACTGTCACTCTCCTAAAGATCCTCATCACCACACAAGTGCAAGTAAAGCAAGGAGAGGTAGAGAGGAGAGAATAGCAAAGTTAAAAAGTTCCTTTGTTTCTCTAAGCACTACATATGCATAGCTCTGTCAGTGTGGACAATTTGCATCCAATAACTGAAATTGATTACAGAAAGACTATGATTCAAATTATAGTACTATAACATACATCACCTGGTGGTGATCAGGATCAGTTAGCATATGACAGGGTTTGAAACACATTAAGAATAAAGCCATTTAGATGTATGAATACCAGCAGAACCTTAATCCAACTTAAACATTTACTAGTTACAGGTGAGTTAAAATAGCAACATAAAACAGGGTTATATACATATTTCTACTAAAATGACAGTTTAGTCTGGTTTTGTCAACTGGGACTTTTCTCTTATTCCCTACTCTTTAAAGCTCAAGAGACTTCATACATGTCCTGTTGGGGGAGCAACGATGAGAATCCAGACCCAATACAGCCCGGAATGTCTCTGGCTGCACGCCATGCTGGTCCTCTGATAAGACATGTTGTTATCAAGAGCCTGGACGTGTTGTAAACCCCCACTTAGGTCTCCTTTAATGTCTCTTGGGGAGGGGGATACTTTTATGACAAAAGAATGATCAAAGAATGATCCCACATTTTAGCAATGCCAGACTTTGCAGCAGTCTTGTCAGAACTGTAATGTCAGCACCACTTACATACGTAGCACCACAGCGGACCAAAGCGGCCAATGTGtgctgtgtgtatatatgtctGTGGTGCCGATAATGAAACATCATAATGGCAAACTGAAGGCAACAAAAGACAATCCACTGAGTTCAACTATTGTTAGTGATGTCCGTGAAGACACCTGACAAGTCTGGCAACATATTCTATGCAGAAAAAACCCTGCAGTCATGAGGAGCAAAATTGTCTCATTCAACTGCACCCCCACCAATGCTTTTCACATGATATCTCTTATCAAAAAGTAAGTGAGGCAAAAGAAAGAACAGGTGAAAATTGCAGTGTGTGTGTACCGCCTTCAATAAATAGTTAATAGTTTAGGAAAAGGTGTGAAATGATTTGTCAGCAAAGTGTACTTTAACAAAAGAATGCATCAATAATTTACTTTCATAACAGTGAAGCTATAAATCAGTAGCGTAGCCGGAAAAGAGACTCTGGGTGTGCCACATTTATTAACAGATTAAAGTGCAAAAACCCAACTCTGCATGTAACGTTAGAGGATACACTGGGCTGATGTGTAAAACTAAACTCGCCACATATCCATAAATATTGTAAGTGAACAACAATAGCACgagtataatttttttatgaaaacccTTTCACACGTAAGTTTAAAATGTTCAGAATGACTCCCTGGTGTGAGTTTTTTTTCCAAGGCAACCGTTAGAActtatcactttaatatttccatggcgacgcggGACTGCTTATCAGGTGACAGACGCACCACAGAACgacagcagctgtatgactgatgtGTTGCTTTTacgtattttttttttaattcaaaatattcacaaactTGTTAACTATGATATGAAATATCTGATattccgattgtcaaatatgtgtatatgaatgtgttttgttgtttaaacacttttataatgatcgcgttagttgagctaacagtcatgtttgtttgtgccgcatttacagcacgtgaatttaaatgtatgaagcctaaaataaacattatgtgatTGAAAGCACTGCATAGTTGTGATATGTGCGAGGCTTGAGtaagtctgtctctggctcagtgccagccaaagcgccgaatgttctaatcacaccggtgtgatcgtaTACGCGCCAAAGGGTTCATTTAAGACTTTCAAAAaatctgcatttatttttaggtcTGCCATCTGCCACTTTGGGTGGCACCGGCACACCCTGGCACACCCGTGGCTAGTTTGTCAGGCAGTTGACCCATTATCGTTCATGCACCTGACATTTGTTTGTCCTCAGTCAAATGAATTTAACAATACTTCTAAGAAAGACACATTTTAATTCGACAGGAAAACAGTTTTGCATGGGTTTCCTAGATCTTTTAGCACAACAATTGATTCTCGGGACAAAACACTTCCAGCAACTGCAAGTGCTATTAGGtttaacattgaaaatgttttcaattGTAGATGTTATGAGGGATTTATAATAGAACGTTTTTAACGCAGTTATCCTATTcaagttatttgttttattatactGTTAAATCTATAACACTTATTATCTTCTCTAAAACATCGTGTCCACAGAGAAGGGTTCAATCATGCATCTGCAATAAAAtagataaaaatgttttcaatgaTGAAAAAGAGCTTGTTCTATAAAAAGCAACATTTAATAATATCTCATATCAAAGCAATGTTGTTTTTCAAAGACATGGGCGTGTTTCATAAGATTTTAAAGTTGTGTCAACACCATCAGACTCTCATTCAAATCAGTGGTGTAGTGTGGGCCATACGCTCGTATACGCCGTCTGCTTACTTTTTCCACAGCGTTGTTTGCGTGTTACAGCTTCTAAAGATCTATATTAGCGTATACCCTCAGTACTTGTTTTCCTGCTCAAaactgtcatgactctgcttcttcatgtcatgtttattctTGCCATACTCTTTCTCTCCGGTCCGCGTCTTTGTTCCCGCcatcttgtttccttgttatctttccctgagtgttttattacccacacctgccctgtgttaattatcccttgtttgtattccctatataataccctcatgtttcattgtcctgtgtcggtcattgtatgtgcatGTTGTCCTGTGGATCGGTCCTGTACTTACACTGTGGCTGTTGGATTTTGTGGCTGTTTCCCGTTTTGCCTCGTGTTAATTTGTCGTGTCCCGTTTTTGATTTAGTTCTgtttcttgccccctcgtgggaagtgttttgttttcttgttttgtttccgtgttcgtagttcctgttttgttttgcaccccatcgggggtttttgttttgtgttttttataataaatatcctttgttaaccccttcatccactgcctgcctgcaattgggtccTTTCCACGCCACCAACCGTGACACAAAACCTCTCCAATCTGATTCTGTGGTAGCAACAGCATCGAGCCCGTCATCTTCAGTGTTTGCAGTTCGTCCGGTCAGCCACTGAGATCGTCCCTCTGAAACCATCAGGTAACATTTCTGGAACTGGCCACTTGTCAAAGTTGGTTTAAAAGTGTGCAGTGGGTGTCCTGAAATTTCACACTACCCGTCAGATCAATGTTACATCAATCTTTTTTTGCCCTGTAAAATAagtacctgtttattttatattgctaCCACAATCtattctacatatttatttaatactggtAGGACgatttgtgctgtaaactaaTCCTACACGTTTAtttggtaggataatctgataGCGTATTTATGCCGTAAACTCATTCtatgtgttttttaaactggtaggacAATCTGGCAGggtattttttacattgtaaaatGATCCTACCGGTTTAGATTATATTGATTTTTGACACTGAATTCACAGATTTATTCTTTCTCTTGCACTGCTTTATTTACCATCTCTTTGTGATATTGAGGAGCATTGCAAATCTGAGATATCTGCCACAACTTTGTCACAGACACGCCAGGCTCCAACCCACTTCCACGCTCACTCTCACCGGAATCCTAGCCAGCACCTGCAGCTCATCCCCATTCTACGCACCAAGTACTTACTGTAAGCCAGCCACTTCCCCAGCAGCCACATTGTCCCATCTCCCCTCCGGAAAAGGacttgtgcgtgcgtgtgtggatTCCTATTTACCGCGTGTCTCCAGCTATCTCCCAGTGTTCTCCTACTTACTCTTCGTGTTCACTGTGAGCTCTCAGTGCTCTGGATTTCTTCTGCGATTCCCAGTGTTCCCCAAACCGATCAGTGGCTGGCTGTCTGCACCTCTCCCGTTCACCAACTCCTGGTAACACAAAGAACTCTGTCCCTGCCATACCTGCATTCCCAAAGACTCTGTTACATTCATACTCGCCTGCTGTTGTCTGTTTCAACTTCTGTGAACAAATACCTGTCTGGCTCTTAATCCTGTTGTCTTGAGTCCTTCATATCGTTGCAAACTTTTACTTCTAGCTTTATTGAAATGACATGTGAGGTTTTAAACAGTAGGGATACAGAAGTGCTTTGTTTCATATCGTCACAAGTCAGAATCCTTAAAATGTCCCTGTATCCTTCCATTTACAGCTGTTTTAAAACCCCTCGTTATtgttctacatttaaaataaggtTATTTTCACCACTTCTCCATGAATGATTAACACGTATTTATACTGAGATGGCAGTGCTGGGAAAGTTACATCTGTATCTGTCCAAGGTCAAATCtttcttcatgttttttatgtataGCCTAATTTGTGTATTGAATGGTAGCAATCTTGCGTATGTAATGTGTTAAagatttgctttgtttgttaaaatgttGTTGAACAGTCTGCATATACTTTCCAACTAAAGCCAGTGCCCTGTAAATGTACTTGGTATCCtttttaaagacacattttttgttgaaaacaaaTTAAGGTTTGATGAAGATCAGCCTCCAATTTCATTGACTGGCCCACCACTCTCACTGTTCAGCCTGTAGAGCTGGAAGTATTTATTGCTGTTATCTTCCCAAAAGGCATCATTTGCTCTTGTAAAGATGACAGGGGTGCTGAGATGGTGATCAAGCGCTATAGGCCCAGATGTTTGTCTATTGTGGGACCAGTACAGTGGTTGTTTAAGGTGGTCCAGATTGGTCAATTTGAATGTTTCATATTTAGCTTAGTCACATGGTCAAGGAAAGGATAAAAAGGAAATGTAAGATAAGCCCTGGGCTCTCTTTTCTCCTCTCTGGGAGCTCTGGCTCTTCTCCTCTGATTCTTCTAAACCTTCTCTTTTCTATCCAATCTCTCAGGTAATATCTCATACATTTGGAAACTGTTAGTTGTATCATTTATAGTTGTGCAATTATTTTGTAACCATTTCACATGTAACTTCAATTTAAGTCTGTTATTAGATACTTTCATTTACAAATCTGCAGACTAGTGTTggttttatgttaatatttaaacGCTCCATATTGCACTACAATATAGTCACGTTATAGCAGCGCTCTGCCACATATATAGCTATAATCACTGCACTTATCTACGTTGTTGGTATAAGTGGCAGAAGGGTGGAAATTGACAAATACACAGTTCTGTACCATCTTGCTGTTAACGTTTCTTTAGTCATTTCGGCATCCCTATAGCCTGAACCACTATAGTGGAACCACCCTTACAAACCCATATAATCATGTAGTCTGTAAATCTAGAAGTCTGAAAATGCTATTCAAGGCACAAGTGAAATTGTGCATTCATGGCATATTAACtgtaataattgtcatttttgttacAGTGACGTCTTTTTTTTTGGCCGTTTAGGGTCGGGGTAATCAAATCTGGGACTATCAGGGGCAGCTGTCAATCTAAAGGGCCACGTTCCACCTCTGCAGAGTATATCAATGTCTGACAGGCTCTGGTAAGTTTGGTAGGTTTAGAATCTTTTATGAAGTTAATATTTCCTGTCACAACCTTGCACAGCTGAAGCAGCTAATCAACATGTCTAGGGTTGCGTTATAATGACAGACAGGTTTGTTTGAGCAGGGTTGGAGATCACTGCAATATGCTTTAGTTCAAATTAGTAAATAAATCCACATAAATAGTACATATTTATGTTAATCTTTCTtttctgactgactgactgtgtAACAGACCGCTGAGCTCAGTGTGCACGTGAAGAGAGCTGCGTGTAATCTCACAGCATATTTCTAAGCTTGGATGATTGTGATTCAACACCAGTCTGCACTGTTgaggttggagctgaaatcttcagaaTGGCAGCTCGCCAGGAGCAGGGTAAGAGGTCCCTGACACATTGTGCACAAACATAACTTTTGTTTCATGGATCGATGAAGAATATTCCATGTCACCATTGCATTTCCACAATTCTAGATTGCATCCATTAGTTTTTTGAAGTCTTAACTTTTCTTGACATGTGACTGAATGATTTGACCCGTGAAATCGGTGTTTAACATCAACCCatatcaaacacacctgatccAGCTAATCATGATTTTCAGAATTACTTGACATTTCCAAGCAGGTGTGGTTGGAGCTGAACTCTGCTGGACTCTGGCCCTCCAGGAATTGAGTTTGACACCTGTGGGTTGACACCTGTacttaaaagtgcttttaaagaGGAGTCGATTTCCTTTAATGGAATCCATGTCTTACCTTTGGAATCGACTCTTGATACCTAACACCTCAGAATCAAGGAATCTATTCTTTTTGGAATCGATTCACTGCCCCGTTCATTCAAATTTCTCTTCTGGTGCCTCGGATTCGATTAACTTCCATGGGTACCAGATCTTTTAGCTATGCTAAACCCCCCCCGGCCTATGGAGCTCCCTTCCCTTTGTTATTCACAATAGTGATTGCCTGCAGACTTTTAAAGCGCATCTTAAGACATATCTTTTTACTCAGGCTTTTATATAATATGCTTTGCTGACTCTTTACTGCACTTTATTTGTGCATGCTCAGTGTTTGAGTGCTTTTGTCTTGTGTAGTGATTTGTACTGTTATTCTTTTTTTGCCTGCTTGTGAGGTGACCTTGGGTGTTTTGAAAGGCGGCattaattaaaatgcattattattattgttattagtaGTTTTAAATATCGCAATATCCATTAGGATTCATATCTTAATATGCATTTAATGGCATGTTTGAGTATAAAAGGTATTTGAAATCAAATACATAAAATCATATGTACATAGTCAtcatacattaaaaatatatttcaaatgtaatccaTCATGATGAATgcagactaatataatgtaatacaacacacaacagTCACTTCATCAAATCCCTTTTATTATCACTCCACCATATACACAAGTAGCTAATCTACATAATAGAATATATATTTAGTGGTTTTTAGGGAAACTACACAGACACTCATGTGATATGAAGAGCTTCAGAGAGATGTCACAGGTGACTGTAGATGAATTGCATCATTTGATGTCCACAGTTGAGCCGATTAttaccaaaaacaaacacagtcaTGAGGAGCAAAATTATGTCATTCAACTGCACACCCACTAATGTTTTCCACACAATATCTCTTAACAAGAAAATATCGGGCAAAATAAAGAGAAACCCAGGAGAATAGTGCAGCTTATATGTACAGCCTTTAATGAATAGATAATAGTTtagcaaagacatttaaacattttacttaaacTGTGCTTACAGTATGTCAGACAGTCGACAAACTATCTTCTGGTTATGCAAAGCACAGAAAGTTGAGCTTCTCCTCACAGTCTCTGGGTGTCCAGGTCTGTGTGTTCTTGTCCAGAGCTGCACAGCGTTGGTTTTGGGCAGGACATTGAGGCGGTCCAGCTGAAGACCAGACATTGAGGATAAGATCATCTCCACTGATCCAGAACCATCCACCTGCTAGAAAGCGCAGACCGATCCACACGTATTGTGTTTGAGCTCCTGTGATCTTACTGAGAGCATCAGTCATGCTTCTGCTTGAGCTCAGAGACGCCAGATCATCATGATGATGTCTACAGTATTCTAGAGCTCCCTCCCAGCTCTCAGACTGCTGAACCACGACAATCTCAAATATCTTCATACAGAAGAAAGTGCGAGTATAATAGGACCCACCATCATACagtttctttctgtctttgtgtAAATAAGCACAGTAATTACTGTCTGGTTCTCCATTATCCCAGCTGATTTGTGTTGTAACTTCACCTGTTGTCCACTTCCAGGTTCCAGAATACTTGTTGAGTCCAATCCAGGCATCAGAGGTTTGACTGACTGCTTCTTTTAAAAACTGCTGTTCCTCAATCTCATCGATGAAGGTGGACAGGTCATGATAGTTGGTTCTACAGTATTGTTGTGCTTCATCCCATGTCTTCATCTGATCTATAAAGTAATGTTGTTTAATGGCACATGAGGCGAGTCCATAGAGCTGGATGATGAGGAGCACAGTGAGTGTAGTCTTCATCTTTACCCAGTCAAGAGGTTTTGTGAGTTTGAAGATGAAGACACAACTGTGACTCTCTCTTACTTCAACTGACACACAACCAATCACAAAAGAGTGACAGTGAcacagaccaatcacaacacaacaaacaaatgtCAGGTGCGTGTGGCCAATGAAATAAACTTGACAATGCCTCAAAGAAAGACACATTTGTACATggtatttttacatatttcccAGCTCCCAGATTTATTTTCTTATCCACTTATTTTAGGCTTTCAACTGCTAAATCTTGTCTGTAAACATGGCCCTGTAGACTGCActtacttttatcaaaatgctgctctgtgattttattttgaatgttgaatattttgcattaatgtaaatgtgtatCACTTTTACAGACTTAGTCAGTTTAACCAAATAAAGAAAGAAGTTTGTTTCATGAAAAGTTGAAGTTTAACTCATCAGATACGGTCATCTAGTGCACAGGTCATCAAAAAGATTCTTTAAGAGagctttttgtttaaatgaacaATTACATTCAGTTAAAAAGAGCAATGTTCTGTCCATATACTCGGTATATACCTGATGtgtgaattatattttttaaaaagcaatgTACATTCACAGTATACATTCACTTTGATTCGTTTCAGAGCAAAACATTTACTGTGCTGAATTTTCTcagatatttggagaaaaaaGTATAATTTACAGATATATAAAGCAGCAATGTCTTCCTGATTCTCAGtggtaaaaatatttataagtttaaaactttaaaaagagCACAGAGTGAGAAGAATCTCATAGTATTTTaagaataaaaggaaaaaaataaattatttgagaATCTTTCCTCGTTGTATTTAATGTATATACTGGGCTCatcgtttgttttattaatattattggaCTGAATTGGGTCTCTGCTATGCACGTTTGTTTACTTTATCACTTCAAAGAAATGttacttaaaaaattatatttcatatacagtagCTTTGACTTCAACCtcctaatgtaatttatttttcaatattgaaaaaaatatatgaaaacttGATAAACAGTGGTATTTTTGGTCCTGTGTAATTATATTTTACCATAAACATAATTAAATACACAAACTTCAATAAATATTGAATGGACATTGTaactttgttaatgttattgtCTATTACTATTCCATAGATTCTCTACATCATGTTCAATGCTTTAGAATTCTGGAATCATTGCACGTCTACGTcaccattaaaataaaatgaaataaaataaagacgTAACTACAGAAcagattttgtgttcatatacatTTTACGCGTCCGTTTAAAGAGCTTAGAAGAACAAAATGGAACCCTGAAGAACATGAAAAGACAAAAGAGCAGTGGAGGATGTGTATTGTGCTGTGGAACATGTTTTCGTAACTTCCGTGATTTTTTAAATGAGAAATGAGTACATGTTGGTCTGCTCCCTGAAACCAGATTGAAAAGTTTCATGAATTTGGAGAGAGCTCATGAAAGCCTAATTCACATCACTTTCTCCAAGATTTTGAACATGAAAGCTAAATTAGAAACTGGACTAGAATTTGTTCTAAAACAATTCAATCATGTCCATTTAAATCATGTCTGAGGCCATACAAGAGCTTAATTTTGTTAGGACTGTCTTGCTGCTAGCtatcaataaacataaaatcaacataaatgAGTGTTTGTTTTGCTGAGAACAGGCTCACTGAgactcattttaaatgtttttgtgacCAGAAGGCATTTTATTCGTAATGTTAGTCCTTTGATAAACTTCTTTCTTGGAAGAGGAAGGAACAGAAGAAAATGAGTTTTTGTCATTGTCTCAAGGCCATTAAGTTCATTCTCCTTTGTCTCTGAGGCAAAATAGGAATCATTTCCCAGGCAAACACTGCTTGCTTTTCTCAGATTTTGGTGGTCTGAATTTGTTTTTTAGGCTAAGTGTGGGTGAATGTAAATGTGGTGTATTTTGACTAATGTGCCCTTTCACATGTCACAGAGGACACTcgggggcggtttcccggacagggattagtttaaaccgggactaggccttggttaaattaggatatttaagtcgtttttaaaaacatactttacaaaaaaacattactggtgggcatttcgagacaaaacaatctcactgatatattttaagttatgtcagtgcaagttgttttcaattaggacacctctaacatttaaattagtctgggactaggtttaaagccacaatatggaatatttggaccgctagatggcgcactttcgaaacaacaacaaaaggcgaagctaaatgacgttatgtaggagagtggaattatgggacatgtagTTTTCACCacccagaggcgtatggagatcacccatcatgttcacggacgaggtaattaatacattttattttatgtcatcgtaatgaattagcttgcaagaaatgtggaatgtaatgctacgttagttcgcgactgatattggacttgatttggtagcgtaatgctacacagttttacctggaacgaacccacagcatttacaagtaacgttattggctacatatttttgtgcaacaTATAccgtatttcatagggtaactgcattcataactattcaaataatctgtgcatgagtagtttgtgtacaataaaaaaaatgtgcttacctgtctattaaaacacatgcgagagcggagtctctgtcgagtccaagttggtcacGAAGCTCTCTCTATTTAGAgaacgccacgccgatattaatccttgttttatttcttcgtttgtccataaccctgcttgcctcgtttggcctacgtttacacttttttgggtttcctttactcgccaaagagtaatcgtgatccataataacagaacaacagatgctgtataaccacttccgcatatgcgtgttgccgtagtttctacaagcggaaactgagggtagtgcggagcagcggatattaagtcactgatatgcgacaaatacaagggagacaagggacgggccattattttcaattggaatttctctggatttacacattcttgggaacatttgggataatgtaaatacacaactgcatgaaatatatcacactgtgcaagtgattttgggatatttcataacaaaatgattccatattgtggctttaagccctgtccaggaaaccgccccTCAATGTTTCCAATTACAGTCATGACTCACGACTAAAAAACTGTACTAAATGTTAAATACATGAAGAACTGTGTATTAGGTTTACTTGCTATGGTGCTTGAAACACTTGTCCTTAGATAAATTCAAGATTGCAGTGTTATTTATTGTACACAACATTACAGTTTTTCGATTGCTAACACGCGTTGGTGAATACAGACATGACCACGGGCCTGATGTAGAAACGATGTGTACACACAAAATGGGCATAGAAATGTGCGTACGTTGTTTTCCACGCAAATATGTGTGCACCGTGAGGATGCTCTTGACTGTGTACGCACTCTTTTTCCTGGAGTGAAAAAAGTAATGAAGTAAACAAGGATTTTACACTCTGCTGTCATTTTGATATACAGAGTTACATAAAATATTCCACTCTTAAAGTAAACACTTAAATTACGTGAAGACATTACGcagatgttaaacaaatatgatCTACATTTAGACATATTTATAGAGGATGTGCTCGATCACTTTCTGTGGCATGTTATGTTTTAATGATTTAAGTGCATGTTATAGGTGCACAATGTCTCATGTTAtg
This window encodes:
- the LOC130555750 gene encoding uncharacterized protein LOC130555750, encoding MLLEDQDFNFFLQLFHNIMPHVDILYAKLQKKDIDSVHIKGSIQQFQQDIQKIRNSLHSLVNQSSEGASQPKRRRLLSPDVHERIATEVCDTILQHTMERFCFTSHLVSATLLQADRFEQYTVAFPEDALSRTLKAYPVLNGSKLETELSLIYCKEEFRTCCGAVDLLQLFKENNLEEVFSETVTLLKILITTQVQVKQGEVERRE